From one uncultured Paludibacter sp. genomic stretch:
- the nifD gene encoding Nitrogenase molybdenum-iron protein alpha chain, which yields MKNIIEDLKLDQFKEEVIKAYPAKVAKKRAKSIIVNNPDAIPVIQANVRTIPGIITQRGCTYAGCKGVVLGPTRDIVNITHGPIGCGFYSWLTRRNQTRPTSLEDPNFITYCFSTDMQDSNIVFGGEEKLKQAIREAYELFHPKGIAVFSTCPVGLIGDDVHRVARQMKEEFPDCNIFGFSCEGYRGVSQSAGHHIANNGLYKNLIGRNDNYKRKHKYAVNVLGEYNIGGDAFVIEELFEKIGVDLIATMSGNSTLEQFESAHTADFSLVMCHRSINYVAEMLETSFGIPWAKANFIGAEATAKTLRKVGQYFGDKELIDRIEKVIEEEMIPVTLAAQKAKIKTQGKTAMLFVGGSRAHHYQELFYELGMETLTAGYEFGHRDDYEGRRVIPTIQIDADSRNIEEITVYPDPTRYSPRKTEEELKQLKEEFDIEFNEYKGLMNDMKKGTLVIDDLSHYEMEKLIEMYKPDIFCAGIKEKYVVQKMGIPLKQLHNYDSGGPYAGFKGAINFYKDIEMIACSTIFKQMKAPWEREEYVEAEYVFN from the coding sequence ATGAAAAATATAATCGAAGATTTAAAACTGGATCAGTTTAAAGAAGAAGTAATTAAAGCGTATCCAGCAAAAGTAGCCAAGAAAAGAGCAAAATCCATCATTGTAAATAATCCTGATGCGATTCCTGTTATTCAGGCAAACGTAAGAACAATTCCGGGAATTATTACGCAACGCGGTTGTACTTATGCCGGATGTAAAGGAGTAGTGCTTGGTCCTACAAGAGATATCGTAAATATCACGCACGGTCCAATTGGATGTGGTTTTTATTCTTGGCTTACCCGCAGAAATCAAACCCGCCCTACATCGCTTGAAGACCCGAATTTTATAACATACTGTTTTTCAACAGATATGCAAGATTCAAACATTGTATTTGGAGGCGAAGAAAAATTAAAACAAGCCATTCGAGAAGCGTACGAACTTTTCCACCCGAAAGGGATAGCGGTTTTTTCTACTTGTCCTGTAGGATTAATAGGCGACGATGTTCACCGTGTTGCGCGCCAAATGAAAGAAGAATTTCCGGATTGTAATATTTTTGGGTTTTCTTGTGAAGGTTACCGTGGAGTATCCCAATCTGCTGGTCACCACATTGCAAATAATGGTCTGTACAAAAATCTTATAGGACGGAATGATAATTACAAACGCAAACACAAATATGCCGTTAACGTACTTGGCGAATATAATATTGGTGGCGATGCATTTGTTATCGAAGAATTATTTGAGAAAATTGGCGTAGATTTAATAGCAACCATGTCCGGGAATTCAACGCTTGAGCAGTTTGAATCCGCGCATACCGCTGACTTTAGTCTGGTAATGTGTCATCGTTCTATCAATTATGTAGCTGAAATGCTCGAAACCTCGTTTGGTATTCCTTGGGCAAAAGCGAACTTTATTGGCGCGGAAGCCACGGCAAAAACGCTACGTAAAGTGGGACAATATTTCGGAGACAAAGAACTAATAGACAGAATAGAAAAAGTGATTGAAGAAGAAATGATTCCTGTAACATTGGCGGCTCAAAAAGCGAAAATAAAAACACAAGGAAAAACAGCTATGTTGTTCGTCGGAGGTTCACGTGCACATCACTACCAAGAACTTTTTTATGAATTGGGTATGGAAACTTTGACGGCAGGTTATGAATTCGGTCATCGTGACGATTACGAAGGTCGGCGTGTAATACCCACCATACAAATTGATGCCGATAGCCGTAACATTGAAGAAATTACCGTATATCCTGACCCGACACGTTACAGTCCGCGTAAAACCGAAGAAGAACTCAAACAACTCAAAGAAGAATTTGACATAGAATTTAATGAATATAAAGGTTTGATGAATGACATGAAAAAAGGAACATTAGTTATTGACGATTTGAGTCATTACGAAATGGAAAAACTTATTGAAATGTACAAACCGGATATTTTCTGTGCCGGTATTAAAGAAAAATACGTTGTTCAAAAAATGGGAATTCCTTTGAAACAATTACATAACTACGATAGCGGAGGTCCTTATGCAGGCTTCAAAGGTGCGATTAACTTTTATAAAGACATCGAAATGATTGCTTGCAGTACTATTTTCAAACAAATGAAAGCCCCTTGGGAACGTGAAGAATACGTTGAAGCCGAATATGTTTTTAATTGA
- the nifK gene encoding Nitrogenase molybdenum-iron protein beta chain, which translates to MLLKHTTAKEIDRKALTINPAKTCQPIGAMYAALGFHGCLPHSHGSQGCCSYHRSALSRHFKEPIMAGTSSFSEGSSVFGGQANLVQAIDTMFTVYNPEVIAVHTTCLSETIGDDMTAIISKAKEDGGIPEGKSVIYCNTPSYVGTHVTGYSNMVASFVKNFSTATLKKRNVVNLVAGWMEPSDMAEIKRLAQVLEARTLMFPDMTNVLDAPLDGHYKMYPKGGTTIADMVLSGDSKFTIGLGQMSTEDACIKLENKCKVKFEILDIPIGFKATDRFLMSLSRHANVPIPETISDERGQLIDLIADSSKYLYGKRVALWGDPDTLIPLTEFLVSMDMKPVYIVSGTSSNYFNDRMAEILKDIPEAKYMSGERADMFRMHQWIKQESVDLLIGNTYGKYIARDEDIPFVRFGFPIADRAGHNYFPKTGYKGGANLVVQILSAILDKYDRECPEEKVEFQM; encoded by the coding sequence ATGCTACTCAAACATACTACAGCAAAAGAAATAGACAGGAAAGCATTGACAATCAATCCGGCAAAGACCTGTCAACCAATAGGCGCAATGTACGCAGCCTTGGGTTTCCATGGATGTTTACCTCATAGCCATGGCTCGCAAGGATGTTGTTCATACCATCGTAGCGCGTTATCACGCCACTTTAAAGAACCCATTATGGCAGGAACAAGTTCTTTTTCAGAAGGTTCTTCGGTGTTTGGAGGACAAGCCAATCTTGTACAAGCTATTGATACAATGTTTACCGTATACAACCCTGAAGTTATTGCGGTACATACAACCTGTCTTTCTGAAACAATTGGAGATGATATGACAGCCATTATTTCCAAAGCAAAAGAAGACGGAGGTATTCCGGAAGGAAAATCGGTAATTTATTGTAACACGCCAAGTTATGTAGGAACACACGTAACCGGTTATTCCAATATGGTGGCTTCTTTTGTCAAAAATTTTTCTACTGCTACGCTTAAAAAACGTAATGTTGTTAATTTAGTTGCAGGATGGATGGAGCCTTCCGATATGGCAGAAATCAAACGTTTAGCCCAAGTATTAGAAGCGCGAACATTGATGTTTCCAGATATGACAAACGTGTTAGATGCGCCACTGGATGGACATTACAAAATGTATCCGAAAGGAGGAACAACCATAGCCGACATGGTTTTAAGCGGCGACAGTAAGTTTACTATCGGGTTGGGTCAAATGTCTACCGAAGACGCTTGTATAAAACTGGAAAATAAATGTAAAGTCAAATTTGAAATACTTGATATTCCTATCGGATTTAAAGCTACGGATCGTTTTTTAATGTCATTGAGCCGTCACGCAAATGTACCTATTCCGGAAACTATTAGCGATGAGCGAGGACAGTTAATAGACTTGATTGCAGATTCTTCCAAATACTTGTATGGTAAGAGAGTTGCATTGTGGGGAGATCCTGACACTTTGATTCCTTTGACCGAATTTCTCGTAAGTATGGATATGAAGCCCGTATATATTGTTTCAGGAACCTCCAGCAACTATTTCAATGATCGTATGGCTGAGATATTAAAGGATATACCCGAAGCGAAATATATGAGTGGAGAACGCGCCGATATGTTTCGTATGCATCAATGGATTAAACAGGAAAGTGTAGATTTATTAATAGGCAATACATACGGCAAATATATAGCCAGAGATGAAGACATCCCTTTCGTACGTTTCGGATTTCCTATTGCAGATAGAGCCGGACACAATTATTTTCCAAAAACAGGATATAAAGGAGGCGCAAATTTAGTAGTTCAGATATTGAGTGCCATATTGGATAAATACGATAGAGAGTGCCCGGAAGAAAAAGTCGAATTTCAAATGTAA
- the nifE gene encoding Nitrogenase iron-molybdenum cofactor biosynthesis protein NifE produces the protein MAYILDERQNQISVAGTNSPTIECNKISLAGSVSQRACVFCGSRVVLYPIADALHLIHGPIGCAAYTWDIRGSLSSGPELHRLSFSTDLQERDVIFGGENKLYDSLIELIDAHHPKAAFVYTTCIVGVIGDDVERICKQVEQEKNIPVIPVQAPGFQGSKKDGYKVACEAIFKLVGTANYPTPKKSINILGDFNLAGELWILLEYYKKMGIHVNATITGDGRVDAIRNAHNAGLNVVQCSGSMNYLAKMMKEKYGTPSMRVSYFGIEDMSDALYDVARFFKDDEMMSKARQLVKDEISHLLPQLAWYKERLTGKKAAIYVGGAFKAISLVKALRLIGVQTVIVGSQTGTTEDYELIKKLCDEGTIIVDDSNPVELSNFVKEKQADIFIGGVKERPIAHKIGLGFCDHNHERKEPLAGYEGMINFAKEIYATAMSPVWKFTKK, from the coding sequence ATGGCTTACATATTAGATGAAAGGCAAAATCAGATTTCGGTTGCGGGAACAAATTCACCGACAATCGAATGTAATAAAATCAGTTTAGCTGGTAGCGTAAGCCAACGTGCGTGTGTATTTTGCGGATCAAGAGTAGTACTTTATCCCATAGCGGATGCTTTGCATCTTATACACGGTCCTATTGGCTGCGCCGCATACACTTGGGATATTCGCGGATCACTTTCATCGGGACCCGAGTTGCATCGGCTTAGTTTTAGCACCGATTTGCAGGAACGTGACGTAATTTTTGGAGGTGAAAATAAACTTTATGATTCACTTATCGAATTGATTGACGCGCATCATCCTAAAGCGGCATTTGTATATACAACATGCATCGTAGGTGTTATTGGCGACGATGTAGAACGTATTTGTAAACAAGTAGAGCAAGAAAAAAATATTCCTGTAATTCCGGTTCAAGCTCCGGGATTTCAAGGATCAAAAAAAGATGGTTATAAAGTTGCTTGCGAGGCTATTTTTAAATTAGTGGGAACTGCAAATTATCCTACTCCTAAAAAAAGCATTAATATTCTCGGCGATTTCAATCTCGCCGGAGAATTGTGGATTTTGCTCGAATATTACAAAAAAATGGGAATACACGTAAATGCTACCATTACAGGCGATGGAAGAGTAGATGCCATCAGAAACGCGCATAACGCAGGGTTAAATGTAGTGCAATGCTCAGGTTCAATGAATTATCTGGCAAAAATGATGAAAGAAAAATACGGTACTCCATCTATGAGAGTATCTTATTTCGGAATAGAAGATATGAGTGATGCTCTTTATGATGTAGCCCGTTTTTTTAAGGACGATGAAATGATGAGCAAAGCACGTCAATTGGTAAAAGACGAGATATCGCATCTTTTGCCTCAGCTTGCTTGGTATAAAGAACGCCTTACGGGAAAAAAAGCAGCTATTTATGTTGGCGGAGCATTTAAAGCAATATCATTGGTAAAAGCATTAAGATTAATTGGTGTTCAAACAGTGATTGTCGGTTCTCAAACGGGGACAACGGAAGATTATGAACTTATTAAAAAATTATGCGACGAAGGGACAATTATAGTAGACGATTCAAACCCGGTGGAACTTTCTAATTTCGTAAAAGAAAAGCAAGCTGACATATTCATAGGCGGAGTAAAAGAACGCCCTATTGCACATAAAATCGGACTTGGATTTTGTGACCATAATCACGAGCGTAAAGAACCGCTTGCCGGATACGAAGGTATGATCAATTTTGCGAAAGAAATATACGCTACCGCAATGAGTCCTGTCTGGAAATTTACCAAAAAATAA
- a CDS encoding Nitrogenase — translation MQTKISENIKTNNNFVSTRNSCKLCAPLGASLVFKGIEGCVPLIHGSQGCATYIRRYLISHFKEPVDIASSNFSEESTIYGGSRNFITGINNIIKQYKPTVIGIASTCLSETIGEDVPAHIYNYLEANKNNDKSLPSFIYTSTPSYAGSHSEGFHNTVLATIKSLAEYESRGRHITILPSMISPADIRYLKEILSDFEIKYTLFPDYSETLDNEFTAEYQLIPTGGTSIYEIKRIGNSKAVIEFGEKFNKSFSRIKNKESVQTAGEWLASNYYIKNYQMPMPIGIEATDRFFDALKEISGKETPENHRKERGRLIDSYVDSHKYIFGKKALLYGEPDLVSALANWCQEIGIEPFYIPDTDFETLRTEANKIKPDLLIGNSKGYYIARERKIPLVRVGFPIHDRVGGNRMLHLGYKGTQELFDRVVNALLEYKQENSPVGFKYM, via the coding sequence ATGCAAACAAAAATTTCAGAAAATATAAAAACTAACAACAACTTTGTCTCTACGCGCAATTCCTGCAAGCTTTGCGCTCCGCTTGGCGCATCGCTTGTATTTAAAGGTATTGAAGGTTGCGTTCCGCTAATTCATGGAAGTCAGGGTTGCGCCACATATATCCGACGTTATTTAATAAGTCATTTTAAAGAACCAGTAGATATCGCGTCGAGCAATTTTAGTGAAGAATCTACTATTTATGGAGGTAGTAGAAATTTTATCACCGGTATTAACAATATAATTAAGCAATACAAACCTACAGTAATTGGAATTGCATCTACTTGTTTATCGGAAACTATTGGAGAAGATGTTCCGGCTCATATTTATAATTACCTTGAGGCAAATAAAAACAACGATAAATCACTCCCTTCTTTTATTTATACATCAACGCCAAGTTATGCCGGCAGTCATTCCGAAGGATTTCACAATACCGTTTTGGCTACCATAAAATCTTTGGCTGAATATGAGTCAAGAGGACGCCACATAACAATACTTCCGAGTATGATTTCTCCTGCCGATATTCGATACTTAAAAGAAATCTTATCTGATTTTGAGATTAAATACACACTTTTCCCTGATTATAGCGAAACTCTCGACAATGAATTTACAGCAGAATATCAATTAATTCCAACCGGAGGTACTTCTATTTATGAAATTAAAAGAATTGGAAACTCAAAAGCTGTAATTGAATTTGGAGAAAAATTTAATAAAAGTTTTTCACGAATTAAAAATAAAGAATCTGTTCAAACAGCAGGGGAATGGTTAGCATCAAATTATTACATAAAAAACTATCAAATGCCTATGCCGATTGGTATTGAAGCGACAGATCGTTTTTTTGACGCGCTAAAAGAAATTTCAGGCAAAGAAACTCCTGAAAATCACAGAAAAGAACGCGGCAGATTAATAGATTCGTATGTTGACAGCCATAAATATATATTTGGCAAAAAAGCTCTATTATATGGTGAACCCGACCTGGTCTCCGCTTTAGCAAATTGGTGTCAAGAAATTGGTATTGAGCCTTTTTATATTCCAGATACTGATTTTGAAACATTGCGCACTGAAGCAAATAAAATTAAACCTGACTTATTAATAGGCAACAGTAAGGGATATTATATCGCGCGTGAAAGAAAAATACCTTTAGTAAGAGTTGGTTTTCCCATCCACGATAGAGTTGGTGGTAACAGAATGCTACATCTTGGCTACAAAGGAACACAAGAATTATTTGACCGGGTGGTGAATGCCCTGCTTGAATATAAACAAGAAAATTCTCCCGTAGGATTTAAATATATGTAA
- a CDS encoding Nitrogenase cofactor biosynthesis protein NifB: protein MEATKSFNAHPCFDKEAKHSNARVHLPVAPKCNIQCNYCNRKYDCVNESRPGVTSSVLTPYQAVEYLKELDSRIENLTVIGIAGPGDPFANPEETLETMRKAKEEFPEKIFCLSTNGLALEPYIDEIADLGVSHVTLTINAIDPKISSQIYKWIRCDKQLFRGIEGATLLINRQLSCIPKLKAKGIIVKINSIIIPGVNEGHILEVAKKCSELGADIINCIPLLPTAETPFADFKEPDSKTVFKIRMEASNYLPIMSHCARCRADAAGLLGKDLSETHALLKEYSTRNEIDTNRPYVAVATNEGLLVNQHLGEAASLYIFRQTPNGFKFVEMRETPPAGGGDRRWLDLARLLVDCRAILVSGIGENPKTMLNSCKVHVVEMTGLIDEGLEGVYNNKVIRSIAKPDAFKCGSGCKGNAQGCG, encoded by the coding sequence ATGGAAGCAACAAAATCGTTTAACGCACATCCTTGCTTTGACAAAGAAGCAAAGCATTCAAACGCACGCGTTCATTTGCCGGTAGCTCCTAAATGTAATATACAATGCAATTATTGTAATCGTAAATACGATTGCGTAAATGAAAGTCGTCCGGGAGTTACTTCATCCGTATTAACACCATATCAAGCTGTTGAATATTTAAAAGAACTTGATTCCCGAATTGAAAATTTAACCGTTATTGGAATTGCAGGTCCTGGAGATCCGTTTGCCAATCCTGAAGAAACACTGGAAACTATGCGTAAGGCAAAAGAAGAATTTCCAGAAAAGATTTTTTGTTTATCCACCAACGGACTTGCACTTGAACCTTACATTGATGAAATTGCAGATTTAGGTGTATCTCATGTAACATTAACCATCAATGCAATAGATCCAAAAATTTCTTCCCAAATTTATAAATGGATACGATGTGATAAGCAATTATTTCGTGGTATTGAAGGCGCAACCTTATTAATCAATCGCCAATTATCGTGTATACCCAAGTTAAAAGCCAAAGGAATTATTGTAAAAATAAATTCAATTATTATTCCGGGAGTTAATGAAGGGCATATATTGGAGGTAGCCAAAAAATGTTCCGAACTGGGCGCTGATATTATAAATTGTATTCCTTTGCTTCCTACGGCAGAAACCCCATTTGCTGACTTTAAAGAGCCGGATTCCAAAACTGTTTTTAAAATAAGAATGGAAGCTTCTAATTATTTACCCATTATGAGCCATTGTGCTCGTTGTCGTGCAGACGCTGCAGGATTGTTAGGAAAAGATTTAAGCGAAACCCATGCTTTACTTAAAGAATATTCCACCCGTAACGAAATAGATACAAATCGCCCCTATGTGGCTGTTGCTACCAATGAAGGTTTATTAGTGAATCAACATTTGGGTGAAGCAGCTTCATTATATATTTTCCGTCAAACTCCAAACGGATTTAAATTTGTGGAAATGCGTGAAACACCGCCGGCAGGTGGAGGCGACCGCCGTTGGTTGGATTTGGCTCGTTTATTGGTTGATTGTCGCGCTATTTTAGTAAGCGGAATAGGAGAAAATCCAAAAACGATGCTCAACTCCTGCAAAGTACACGTTGTGGAAATGACCGGATTGATTGACGAAGGATTAGAGGGAGTTTATAATAATAAAGTCATCCGCTCTATTGCTAAACCCGACGCCTTTAAATGCGGCAGCGGATGTAAAGGAAATGCACAAGGTTGCGGATAG
- a CDS encoding 2Fe-2S ferredoxin has product MKKPKYLILVCNSYRVAGDAQGACNKKGASSMLQYISEEASDRGLDVAVTTTACLNVCSQGPVMVIQPNNYWYGGVSSENVIDEILDALEDNECCEKYSIAD; this is encoded by the coding sequence ATGAAAAAACCAAAGTATCTAATTTTGGTATGTAACTCATACCGTGTTGCTGGCGACGCTCAAGGAGCGTGTAATAAAAAAGGAGCTTCTTCCATGTTGCAATATATTTCAGAAGAAGCCTCAGATCGTGGATTAGATGTAGCCGTAACCACAACGGCATGTTTAAACGTATGTTCTCAAGGACCTGTAATGGTTATTCAACCGAATAATTACTGGTATGGAGGAGTTAGCTCTGAAAATGTAATAGATGAAATACTCGACGCGCTGGAAGACAATGAATGCTGCGAAAAATACTCAATTGCCGATTAA
- the leuA gene encoding 2-isopropylmalate synthase 2, whose translation MKPYFIDTTLRDGEQAAGVVFSLEEKIKIAAMLDEALIPEIEIGTPSMGEDEIKTIRKICGMGFSFKTLSWARANKNDILVASMAGTNGIHISFPVSWILIKSMNKTPQWIMNQLKELIDFSSGLFQYITIGAQDASRADIHFLKEYVAAAASYGASRIRLADTIGILNPLTTSSLIKEITNIIPSTPIEIHAHNDLGMATANTVAAYLAGAECLSTTINGIGERAGNAPLEEVAMALELSANIESGLKTSAFQKMSDYVEAKSHCKLGMRKPITGKMVFSHESGIHIHSLLKDRNTYQLFPAEKIGREEPEFIIGKHSGKSVIEYFLRKENLFFNDEICIKLLQQVKKTSETNNRAITKSELVDLYSEIQKNNKSNKI comes from the coding sequence ATGAAACCCTATTTCATAGATACTACTTTGCGGGATGGAGAACAAGCAGCAGGAGTTGTTTTTTCTCTGGAAGAAAAAATAAAAATTGCGGCAATGCTTGATGAAGCTTTGATTCCTGAAATAGAAATAGGCACGCCATCTATGGGTGAAGATGAAATAAAAACCATCCGGAAAATATGTGGAATGGGTTTTAGTTTTAAAACATTATCTTGGGCGAGGGCAAATAAAAACGATATACTTGTAGCATCTATGGCAGGAACTAATGGAATACACATATCGTTTCCTGTATCGTGGATATTAATAAAATCGATGAATAAAACCCCTCAATGGATAATGAACCAATTAAAAGAATTAATCGATTTTTCATCCGGTTTATTTCAATATATAACAATTGGGGCTCAAGACGCATCGCGCGCCGACATACATTTTCTCAAAGAATATGTGGCAGCAGCAGCGTCTTATGGCGCATCAAGAATTAGATTGGCAGATACGATAGGAATATTGAACCCACTTACAACATCATCTCTAATAAAAGAAATCACCAATATTATTCCATCTACACCTATTGAAATTCACGCTCATAACGATTTAGGTATGGCAACCGCAAATACTGTTGCAGCATATCTTGCCGGAGCGGAATGTTTAAGTACAACCATTAACGGAATTGGAGAACGTGCCGGAAACGCTCCTTTGGAAGAAGTAGCTATGGCATTGGAACTTAGCGCAAACATTGAGAGCGGTTTAAAAACCTCGGCATTTCAGAAAATGAGCGACTATGTAGAAGCCAAATCGCATTGTAAACTTGGTATGAGAAAACCAATAACGGGAAAAATGGTGTTTAGCCACGAAAGCGGAATTCATATTCATAGTTTATTAAAAGACCGAAATACTTATCAACTTTTCCCGGCTGAAAAAATCGGACGGGAAGAACCGGAATTTATTATAGGAAAACACAGCGGAAAATCGGTTATAGAATATTTCCTTCGGAAAGAAAATCTTTTTTTTAATGATGAAATTTGTATAAAGCTCTTGCAGCAAGTTAAAAAAACATCGGAAACAAATAACAGAGCAATTACAAAATCAGAATTAGTAGATTTATATTCTGAAATACAAAAAAACAATAAGTCAAATAAAATATAA
- a CDS encoding conserved hypothetical protein (Evidence 4 : Unknown function but conserved in other organisms), protein MAQNIIPDEEMLNLAKSSLQYANGYYNTFQRCINNNQSRFNNDLLYQMAVMSVEKYFIALLARYDWNASHHMPVAMYNEALQFEPELTEDMKKTTILVGKFEAICSLEGFGYRAPSIIELQEMSKGISNIRALVEKRIAEVI, encoded by the coding sequence ATGGCGCAAAATATTATTCCTGATGAAGAAATGTTGAATTTGGCAAAGTCCAGTCTTCAATATGCCAACGGATATTATAATACTTTTCAAAGGTGTATTAACAATAATCAGAGCCGTTTTAATAATGATTTACTATATCAAATGGCGGTTATGAGTGTGGAGAAATATTTTATCGCGCTTTTAGCAAGGTATGATTGGAACGCATCGCATCACATGCCGGTGGCAATGTATAATGAAGCATTGCAATTTGAACCGGAATTAACTGAAGATATGAAAAAAACAACTATTCTGGTAGGAAAATTTGAAGCAATTTGTTCACTTGAAGGATTTGGATACCGCGCGCCTTCCATTATTGAACTCCAGGAAATGAGTAAGGGAATATCAAATATCCGAGCGCTTGTTGAAAAACGTATCGCTGAAGTTATTTGA
- a CDS encoding conserved hypothetical protein (Evidence 4 : Unknown function but conserved in other organisms), whose product MHENNSSDVQIYELEKARFIIKDAVQLDISYAYDDLIFSEHGLFIIQFVKENKNKLYCWFNTTTTNDFKKSTFTALETTCNLNKMIIEYKGDFEISQKENGEELDIKFIGKTQIS is encoded by the coding sequence ATGCACGAAAACAATTCTTCAGATGTTCAAATATATGAACTTGAAAAAGCAAGATTCATCATCAAAGATGCCGTTCAATTAGATATCAGCTACGCATATGATGATTTGATATTTTCAGAACACGGTTTGTTTATAATACAATTTGTAAAAGAAAATAAAAACAAGTTATATTGTTGGTTTAATACCACTACCACAAATGATTTTAAAAAATCTACATTTACTGCTTTAGAAACCACTTGCAATCTCAATAAAATGATTATTGAATATAAAGGAGATTTTGAAATCAGTCAAAAAGAAAACGGAGAAGAATTGGATATAAAATTTATCGGCAAAACTCAAATATCCTAA
- a CDS encoding conserved hypothetical protein (Evidence 4 : Unknown function but conserved in other organisms) has translation MSLQNAVKFISKVDTDKDFRKLCYQYKTQFDLLNFAASQQLKFTADEMEDAFNSLELKCQTYEQAEKVHELKAWFKLFR, from the coding sequence ATGAGTTTACAAAATGCCGTTAAATTTATCTCAAAAGTAGATACCGATAAGGATTTCAGGAAATTGTGCTATCAATATAAAACACAATTTGATTTGTTGAATTTTGCCGCATCGCAGCAGCTAAAATTTACTGCAGACGAAATGGAAGATGCTTTCAATTCCCTCGAATTAAAATGCCAAACTTATGAGCAAGCAGAAAAAGTGCACGAACTAAAAGCTTGGTTTAAATTGTTCAGGTAA
- a CDS encoding conserved hypothetical protein (Evidence 4 : Unknown function but conserved in other organisms) — protein MRIAIPVVDTEDNRYSLAGGLNVNGYLYITDVGKNAGDFIKIKDLSVNLGDLLPALEKLFVKTIIIKQIHPMALKVLVNKGFTVYKAKGNKVDENILFFNEKQLNRYTYDEAMELANVCGDECTTCNTSTCDDKKYV, from the coding sequence ATGAGAATAGCTATTCCTGTGGTTGATACCGAAGATAATCGTTATTCACTTGCGGGCGGGTTGAATGTAAACGGATATTTATATATTACGGATGTAGGAAAAAATGCGGGCGATTTCATAAAAATAAAAGACTTGTCGGTCAATTTAGGTGATTTGCTTCCTGCATTGGAAAAACTTTTTGTAAAGACAATTATCATTAAGCAAATTCATCCAATGGCATTAAAAGTGTTGGTAAACAAAGGATTTACTGTTTATAAAGCCAAAGGCAATAAAGTTGACGAAAATATATTGTTCTTCAATGAAAAACAACTTAATAGATATACTTATGATGAAGCGATGGAATTAGCAAATGTTTGCGGAGATGAATGTACTACTTGCAACACTTCTACGTGCGATGACAAAAAATACGTGTAA
- a CDS encoding GCN5-related N-acetyltransferase — protein MDKILFEFCDFENAEHLKALAALTNHYMMDAMGGGSQLNKIQQLRLVDGLANHPSAEVLFAVIDNEVVGLATCFVNFSTFNIKPYLYIHDIVVLKQFRGKGVGKELIAKLIELSSERKYCKVTLEVREDNIVAQKLYKSFGFDECDPRMLFWTKKL, from the coding sequence ATGGATAAAATTTTATTTGAGTTTTGTGATTTTGAGAACGCTGAGCACTTAAAAGCGTTGGCAGCGTTAACCAATCATTATATGATGGATGCAATGGGAGGAGGTTCGCAATTAAATAAAATTCAACAATTACGCTTGGTTGATGGTTTGGCAAATCATCCTTCCGCCGAAGTATTGTTTGCTGTTATTGATAATGAAGTGGTTGGTTTAGCTACGTGCTTTGTTAATTTTTCCACGTTTAATATTAAACCTTATTTGTATATTCACGATATAGTTGTTTTGAAGCAATTCAGAGGCAAAGGAGTAGGCAAAGAGTTAATTGCAAAACTTATTGAATTATCATCAGAAAGGAAATATTGTAAAGTTACTTTGGAGGTTCGCGAAGACAATATCGTAGCTCAAAAATTATATAAAAGTTTTGGCTTTGACGAATGTGATCCGAGAATGCTTTTTTGGACAAAAAAACTGTGA